CATCTTTACTCAAAAATAACTTTGAAATTTTCCATGACTTATTTTATAATATGAACATATGATCATATAGTATAGGAGTGTGGAACTTGACTTATAAATCGATTAATGAACATTTGATAGATAATGTAGCCCAAACATTTAAAGTATTATCAGATCCAACCCGTATTAAAATTTTGCATCTGCTTTTTCATAAAGAATGTTCAGTCAGTGAAATTGCCGACATATTAAGCATGCAGCAGTCCACTATTTCACACCAATTAAAATACTTAAAGCAATTGCACCTTGTTAAAGCACGCAGAGAAAAAACAAAGTACTACTATTCACCTGATGACTATCATGTGAAAAATTTGCTTGAACAAACGATTGAGCATACCAAGCATACTAAACAGGAGTGATTAACATGGGACATAACCACGATCACCATCATACGGATAATACCAAAGTGTTATTCTGGAGTTTCATTGCGATAGCTTCCTTTATGGTAGTAGAAGTTATCGGTGGAATAGTAACAAACAGTCTTGCACTGCTGTCGGATGCAGGTCATATGTTAAGTGATGCAGCAGCATTGGGATTAAGTTTACTTGCATTTAAAATTGGCGAAAAAAATGTCACCAGAAATAAAACGTATGGCTATAAGCGGTTTGAAATTATTGCAGCATTCATAAACGGTATTACATTAATTGTCATTTCGTTATATATAGGTTACGAAGCTTTCCACAGATTTGTTGACCCACCAAATGTAAGTGCAGGTATGATGATTATTGCCTCAATCGGTTTAGTGATAAATTTGGTGGTTGCCTGGATTTTGATGCGCGGCGACTCTGAAGAAAATTTAAATGTCAGAAGTGCCTTACTTCATGTGTTTGGTGATTTACTGGGATCAATTGGTGCGATAGTCGCCGGTATTTTAATATATTTCTTCAGCTGGTACATAGCTGACCCGATTGCAAGTGTATTAGTAGCTATTTTAATATTGATATCAGGTATTCGAATCACAAAAGACTCGGTTCATGTTCTAATGGAAGGAAAACCGGAAAATATCAATATGGATGAAGTGAAAGAAGCTTTATCAGGACTTGACGGTGTAAACGATGTGCATGACCTGCACATTTGGTCGATAACGTCTGGCTTTCCTTCATTGAGCTGTCATCTTGTTGTTGATGATACAATTAAACGGGACACAGTTCTCACAAAAGCAAATGACATGATTGAAGAACAGTTTCAGATATCCCACAGCACAATACAAATAGAAGGTCAAAATACTGCTTCACATAATGATTGTGATTTTTGTAACTGAACTATTGTTGTTGACACAGCTTTATATGATAAATATATGCTGAAAACATTAAAACGGATATTGATAATATGCAAGCGTGCTAAGGCCTAAAGCACGCTTCTTTTTTTAAAGCTCATTTCGAAATTTTGTTGCTTAGTAACCTCGCAGTTGGTATAGAATGCGAACTGCTTTGAATAGAGTTGAGTACTACAACACCGCTGCGGAAATACACTTCGCTTTCCGTGGGCGGCTGATGAGCCTCCTTGTTCCTTCGTCACTGCGGAGTCTCATCTAGGCCTCTGCTCCCACAGGAGTCTTCGTGTATTTCCTCCGCTGTATTCTGCTCTTTTGACCTTGAATATGAACTGTGAAAAAAAACAAACCAGCAGCTGGAATATGCGAGACTCCTGCGGGAAGAACAAGCTAGGCGAGACTTGGAAGTGAGGAACTAGCTGAGGAGGCTCGGAGGCTTGCCCGCGGAAAGCGAGTATATTCCAGCTGCGGCGGTTTGAGAGCCTCATATACTGTTTCGCAGTTTACAGATTTTGTATCAAAAACAACAATCTATACGAAAACAGTCCTTTTTAAAAAGGAAATTTATTCAACCATTGTCCTCCATCCATAGTTACTACCTCGCCATTAATGTAGCCTGCTTTTTCTGATAATAGAAAATAGGCAAGGTCAGCTATTTCTTCCGGTTTACCCAGTCGATGTAATGGAACAGATTGAAGTGTACGTTCCGCAGCTTTTTCCGACTGAAATAATTTTTCAGCTCCACCAGTTCGCTCGATTGGCCCCGGTGCAATTGCATTCACACGAATACCGTACTTTGTCCCCCATTCCACTGCCAGTGTCCGTGTCAGATTGAGGACCCCTGCCTTCGCGGCCGATGAATGAATCACACCCGCTCCGGCATTCCATGCATATGTAGCTACCATGTTAATAATCGATCCTTTAATACCATTCTCGATCCAGTACTTCCCAACTTCTCTGCTGCAGTAAAACGTTCCATTCAATACAATATCAATAACAGAATTCCAGCCATTTACGGACAAATCCTCCGCTGCCACAATAAAATTACCAGCAGCATTATTCACCAGATGATCAATCGTTCCAAATTTTTCAACTGTATCCGCAACCATTTGCTCAATATCTTCAGGTTTTCTTACATCCATGGAAACCGTATGTATTTCACCATTTGACTTTTTATCCAATTCGTCTTTAACAGCCAGCAGACGCTCTTCATTTCTGCCCGTCAGAACGACATTTGCACCTTCCATTGCAAATTTTTCAGCCATATATTTGCCCATACCACTCGAACTGCCTGTAACAATAACAGTTTTATTTTTCATAATATCCCCCTTTTCATCTATACTTCCATCATATTGACATCAAACGATAAAGTCAAAAAATTAACAGATAATTAAGATTGTTTTATCTGCTGAAAAAAATACGTACAAGGAAAACACACCTTGAAAAATGGTAAGCTGACTTTATACGCAAGCAGAAGTTCAGGAACAACCCGGCTTCCTTACCGTTTCCTCTGCAAACCGGAAATTAATGTATATACCGCGGCGCAAATAGCAAATTTCTATACGAAAATAACCTTTCATTTAAATCGTAACAGATTATTCATAGTTTTTTACCTGACTGCATGCTACACTTGATAGAAGTTTATATAGGAGGAAATTCGAAAATGACAGCAAGTAAGATAATACTTCCTTTATTAATTTTGTTCATTTTATTAAGCGCTTGCGGCAATACATATGAAGGTGATTTCTCGTATGATGTGAAGAAGTTTACCTTCACAAATCAAAATGGCGAAACAATAAGCAAAGAAGATATGGCAGGAAAGTTCTGGATTGCAGATTTTATTTTCACAAACTGCACAACTGTTTGCCCGCCAATGACTTCAAACATGGTGTATCTGCAGGGTAAATTAAAAAAAGCCGGACTTGAGGACGTTCAACTTCTATCATTCAGTATTGATCCCAAGCGTGATACACATGAAAAAATGAAAACATATGTTAAAAATCGTGGTGGAACATTAGATAATTGGCATTTATTCACCGGCTACGAATTTGAAAAAATTAAGGAGTTTTCCATAAAATCATTTAAAGCGCCAGTCGATAAAATTGCTGACTCAGACCAGTTTATCCATTCAACAGGTTTCTATCTGGTATCACCGGAAGGAAACGCGATTAAGCAATATAACGGTAATGACAAAAGTGAAATGAAAAAAATAGTTCAGGATATTAAAGATATGTCCTGAATTCAGCAGGAGCAGGTACCCACGCTCCCTTTTTTTATGTCTTCCAAACTTTAGAAACTTACACTTATTTTATTGCAATAGGACAGGCTTTGCGATACGATATAGACAAGTATTCTAGTAGACGGAAAGGAGAAAGGTGTATGGATGAAAACCAATCGATTCCACTAAGCGAACTCGCCAAGGCTCTTTACACAATTAACCGGCATGCAAAAACAGCTCCGGAGCCGCAACACTTGTATTATATAAAGAAGGAAACGATTAATCGTCTTTTACGTGAAAAGCGTGCAAAGAAAATCGGTCTGCATTTCTCGAATCACCCTAAATTCAGTAACCAGCACTCTACACTTCTTGTAAAAGTAGACAATTATTATTTCCATGTTCCCCCATCAAAAGATGACTTCAAAGAACTTAAACACCTAGGTGAACTTGATGAGAACCATCGAAATCCCCAAACAAAAATGTCACTTTCACATGCAAAAAAAATCGTGTATCGCTATATTAATTGGCAGCCGGCAAAAAAACCATACAAAGCCTCCAAGAAGAAAAACAGATCCTCTTATTTTATCCCAACGTCACTTGGGAAAATGGAATGGCCTCCTAAAAATACGCATCGGAACTATTAAAAGCACCTTTAATTTCAGGTGCTTTTTTCCGGTTTTAATTAATAAAATAAGGGTACAGGAACAAATAAAGGAGGTTCTAACCATGTCAATGGAGTCAGAAGATTTCCTGTATGAGCTTCAAAAACACTTCAAACAGACACATATATTGAAGGATGCTTATGAAAGACTATCACCCTCTGAAAAAGAAATGGTAAAGAAACAACTTCCTCCTAATCAGCCATTACCATTAGATCATTATCAACAAGTATATGAATGGTACAAAAACATGCAGCAACTGCTCAATGTTACGGATATAAGTTAAATCTAAGAAACGCGCATACTGTTCATGCGCGTTTTTTGTTTTTCCTTAACATATATTGAATTGTGTGAATTAAAATCAAACACCCGCCAAATATAGCAAGACACTGCAATAAGATTTCAAATAACTGTAAATCGGCAATACTTGCTAAAACAAATACAAGTAAGAATACGACAAGAAATACCAGGCTGCTCACAACATAATTCAGTAATTTAACCGATTGAACAGAAACAACCCAATTGACAAACGGACGCAAAATTAAATAGATTATTATCATTCCAATAAAAATATATACATACTCCATTGGAATCAAATGATTTAAGTTTAACCAATCGAAATTTCCAAACATTTTTCTCATCTGCTTTCCTAAGATTTATTATTCAATATGAACAATCCATTTTGGTAATATACATGATAATAATCTGATATAATCGCTGTAATCGGGTATAAAAGGGGGAAATATGCCTTGAATAAAGCGTTTCTTTATATCATTATCGGGGCAGGGCTTTGGGGCACAATCGGCTGGTATGTTAAAAATTTATATACATATGGGTTCACCCCGATGGAAGTCGTGACACTTAGGGCATGGTCAGCTGCTATCATACTAGTTATCTATTTATTAATAACTGCACCAAAGAAATTAAAACTTACTTCAGCCAGCGATATAAAATATTTTATTGGCACCGGAGTTTTCAGTATCATTTTCTTCAACTACTGTATGTTTACTGCCATTGAATTAGCTACAATTCCTGTTGCCACTGCATTGCTTTATACAGCGCCAGCATTTGTGACAGTGTTATCATTCCTGTTTTTCAAAGAGCCACTGACAAAAAGTAAAATTGTTGCTCTTTTTATCACGCTTGCAGGTACAGCGCTGGTGGTAGGATTAATCCCATTAAATCTGGAAACCTTTAAGCTTGCTGCTATTCTTTTTGGGCTTGGTTCAGGGATTGGGTATGCCCTGTACAGCATCTTCAGTAAATTCGCATTAAAGAAATACACAAGCCTGAGTATTACAACGTATACATTTATCGTGGCTGCCGTTTCACTATTGCCGTTTTTTCCATATAAAGAAAAATTCACATTACTGCTTGACCCGGCAGTTCTATTCTATGCATTCGGATTAGGCTTTCTTCCTACTGCATTTGCCTATATCATTTACACGTACGGATTAAACAAGACAGAGGCATCCACAGCATCCATTTTGACAACTATAGAACCTGTTGTAGCAACGCTGATTGGAATTTATATATTTCACGAGGCTTTTTCCATTACACAAATGCTTGGAATGGCTTGCATTATCGGAGCAGTGATACTGATTCAGGTATACGCAAAACCTGGAAAAATAAATCGTACATAAGTGATATCCATCACGTCAGTAAAGGCAAAAAAATACTATTATCGAGGTAAGTCCACAAACAGGAGGTAATAGTAATGAGTCAATTTACTGCTGAACATACACCCGCTGAGATCGTAAAGGTATTTCCCAAGGCGAGTGATTTATTTAAAGAACGACGAATCGATTTTTGCTGTGGTGGCAACCGTCCACTCAGTGACGTTTTTGAAGAAAAAGACATGGATGACTCCATTATTCTGAATGAGCTTAACAATGCATATTGAGAATGGCAGAAAGAAGACCATGATGTGGTTGATTGGGACGCTATTCCCGCTTCCGAGTTAATTGACCATATTGTCCATACACACCATGTATACTTGAACGACGAGCTTCCCGCTTTAGGGCAATTTGTCACAAAAATATTACGTGTCCATGGTGCAAATCATCCACATTTGAAAGAATTGCATCGACTATACAATGATTTTAAAGTGGATATGGAAGAACACATGATTACAGAAGAAAGTGAAGTATTCCCACTGATTAAAAAATATGAAAAAGAACCAAGCGAGCAGCTTCTTCAAGCTATTCGTGAAGCAAATGGCGGACTGGAAGACGAACATGAAACTTCCGGTAACATTCTGAAGCGGATGCGGGAAGTCACCAATGGCTTCGAACCGCCTGCAGATGCATGCAGCTCCTACCGAATCACATATGCACGTCTAGCTGAAATGGAAACGAACACATTCCAGCATGTTCATTTGGAAAACAACATACTGTTTAAAAATCTGTAATAAACATACTAAAAGAACAGGGTCACATGTTTTACATGCCTGCCCTGTTCTTTTTTCGTTTTGAGAATGGTTCAGCTAATCCTGCTTATGTTATGATTATCTATGAAGTAAATGGTCCATCCTATCTGACTTAATTGCTGACTGCTTTTTGTCCAGACGAAGCTCAAGTTGTTTTAATCTATCTTCGTCTTCTAATAGTTCCTGTTTATTTTGCTTTACAAGTTCTTCAAAGTTTTGATATTTTGGGCGCATATTTTCACACTCCTTTATTTGCTCATTTTAATTATACCCTATTTTTCGTATAACAAATCAAAATTATTTGAACATTTTATAAAAATTTTCTCACGGAGGTTTATTCATGCGGCCAAATCTTAATAAATCTGTTAAAAACATTGAAATATCAGGTATCCGTAAGTTTTTTAACATGGTAGCAAATGAAAATAATGTTACCTCTCTTACAATTGGACAACCCGATTTTCCAACACCGGCACATGTGAAAGAAGCAGCAAAATTCGCTTTGGATCATAATAAAACAACTTATACACATAACGCTGGAATTTTGGAACTGCGAACTGCAATTGCTGACTTTTACAAAAATAAATATGGAATCAGTTATGATCCGAAAGAAGAAATTATTGTTACAACAGGAGCATCACAGGCAATTGATATAACATTTCGCACCATATTAAATCAAGGTGATGAAGTGATTCTTCCAGCTCCCATTTACCCTGGGTACGAACCGCTGATTAAGCTTGCCGGAGCAAACGTAGTTTATGCAGATACAACATCCGATAATTTTAAGCTTACAAAGGAAAACCTGAATAATCATATTACGAGTAAAACAAAATGCGTCGTTCTCCCCTACCCTTCCAATCCAACAGGGGCATCATTTACAAAAGAAGAATTGCAGGAATTGGCTGCATCACTCCAGCATAAAAACATATTTATCCTGGCAGACGAAATCTACAGTGAATTGGTATATGATTGGAAACACACATCGATTGCAAGTTTAGATGAGGTCAAGGATCGAACAATTGTTATTAATGGGCTTTCCAAGTCACATGCAATGACTGGTTTTCGGATTGGATATACACTTGCACCGGAATGGATTGCAAAGGAGATGCTGAAGGTGCACCAGTATAACGTATCGTGCGCATCATCAATCAGCCAGTATGCAGCACTGGAAGCTTTAACAAATGGCCTGACCGACACGCAGTCAATGCGTGACGAATATAAAAAAAGACGCGATCTGGTCTATGAACGTTTAGTAAGCATGGGGCTCAATGTAAACAAACCTGATGGCGCATTCTATTTTTTTCCACAGTTCCCTATTAAAGAATTATCGTCATTTCAGCTGGGGTTGAATTTAGTTCGGAAAGGAAAAGTAGCATTGGTTCCAGGAGATTCCTTTTCTTCCATTGGAGAAGGTTATATGCGTCTTTCCTATGCATATGATATCGAAACAATTAAAACTGGACTGGATCGTCTTGAAGCTTTTTTGCAGATGGAAAAATTAATATAATCGAAAATAAATATTAATCTATTTTCTTATGGTGCTGTGTCCGTTTCATGTCATTGTATTGATTTAATAACCTGTCCAATTCCTGACTGAGGGATATGGACTCAATACTTGTAAATCCTTTTTTTAATGCAACATCAGACATTTGTTTACGCAAAAATTCAATTTGTTCTAAAAGGTTTTCAGTGGAACACATAGTAAAATTATTGGTACCTCCTTTTTTCAGCTTATCTTACTTTAGCACAGATTAACAAATTTTGACAAGTTTCTGTTAAAATAATGGTAAGAAATTAAATTATCCACCTATTCAGATAAATCGAAAGGGGAATTTCCGTTGTATTTTAAAAGAAATGAATCCTACCGTTTCGTATTTAATGAACCTGTTAAAGGGAAATTAACTAAGAAGGAAAATAATAATACGGTAACCACTGAAGTTCAACTAATGGATGTGAGCAATCAGGGTGCAAAGATTATCTGTCGAACACCTGTCAATCTAAAAAAAGATACAGATATAACCCTCTCATTCAACCTGAATTCAAGTTCCTTTCATGCAACAGGCAATATAAAATGGATAAAAAACTTTCAAAATACGTCAGAAATGGGATTACACCTGAATACTGATGACGAATACAGAAACATGATGATAATGGAACTGAAAGATATTGCCAAACAGAACAATAAAAAACAGAAATAAACTGAGAACTTGCACTCGTAACATGGCTCTTATTATGCTATTATATTCATGTTAGACAAGGTCGACGAGAAAGGATGACTTCATTGACTAAAAATAAAAAGAAAAGCGAATTGGCAGAATGGGGTAAAGCCATCTTGATTGCCATCGTTCTAGCCTTTTGCCTTCGATCATTCGTATTTGCAACTTCCGTCGTCGATGGTGAAAGTATGGAGCCAACCCTTGAAGACGGGGAAACAATACTTTTTAATAAATTCACTTACCTTTTTGATGAGCCTGAACGTGGTGACATTGTTATTATACAAAGGCCAATTAAAAACTATGTAAAGCGGATCATTGCCCTGCCCGGTGAGACGGTCAAAGCCGAGAATCACACGCTCTATATTAACGGTGAAGCATATGAACAGCCATTTATAAATCAAGCTGCCCGGCAGGATACCGGAGATTTTGGACCCTTAAAGGTTCCAAAGAACGAATATTTTGTAATGGGTGATAACCGTGCTTTAAGTAAAGACAGCCGAAATGGCCTTGGTTTTATTGAAGAAGAGAATATTGTTGGAAAATCGGAATTTGTTGTCTTCCCGTTTGATGAATGGACCATGACACAATAATGCTAGGGTCAGACATATAGACTGTCTGCCCCTTTTTATTTCTACAGTTTATTCATTATCAAAAATGCAATATCCAATATTTAGGACAACCAAGCCTAAACATACAATCCCGAAAGCAGTTTCCCACATCAGCAGTACCTCCCTTATTTATTTTATGTACATTTTTATTAACCCCACTCTCTCAATAATACCAATTTCCCTACCCTAAATAAAGCAAAAATATGATAAAATAATAGGAAAAGCGGAGCAGGCTGGGTCAGGAAAAGCGGAAGCGCCTGAAAGTTACTTCGAAAGTAGGTTTTACTATGCACCACTGTCCTTATTGTGGCACAAAAGTAAAAGATAATGAGTTATATTGTATAAAATGCGGTGAACAATTACCTGAAGATATGAGTAAACGCCTGGAAGATCAGAAAACATTTAATAAATTCTGGTATATCCCTATATTCATCGCAGCAGCAGTCCTTTTATCCTCAGGGATTTATTATATTTTCCTGCAAAATCAAACCGCTGATGCAAAAGATTTATACAACAAGGCTGAAGACAGCGCAGTAAACGGCCAATATGAAGAAGCAAAAGATTTTCTTAATTCAGCACTTGATAACTATGACAAATTTATACAGGCCGACATTGCACTAGGTTTTGTGGATAAAGCATTACAAATACAATCAAGTTTGGAAAAAGCAATCGACCATTTAGATAAAGACGAATTTCAAAAAGCACTATCCCTTGTCAATCAAGCTGAAGATTCATTAAAAAATTACAACGGAAAAGCAGTTACACAACTAATTAACAAACTTACATCAACACGAAGCACAATAAAAACGGAAGAACTTAAATATAAACTTCGTCAGAATCCAAGCATAGACGAGCTGAAAACACTCGTATGGGAAGCTGAAGCAATAAAATCTGATGAAGCAGCAGAAATAACTTCAACCATTCGCAATCAGATTGTAGATTATATTTACTCAAAAGCAAGTGAAGAATTGAACGAAAAACAGTTCTCGGATGCTTTGGCCATTGTGGAAGATGGGTTAAAATATGTACCAGCTTCTGAAAAGCTTCAAAGCCTGAAAACAACGATTGAGAAAGAAAAAACTGCTTTCGAAACAGAACAGCGTCAGCGAATTGAGCAGGCGATCAATACCGCCGAGGAAGAACGTGAGCTGAACGAAAATAATGCAATAGAACTTGTTTCGGTTAATGTTGAAAGTGATGACCAGGGAAAATTAGTTGTAAAAGGTGAAGTGAAAAGCGTCGCAACAATTCCGATAAACACGATTCTTGTGGAATATTCATTACTGTCCAAAAAAGGAGAAGCATTTTTATCAAACAAGATTTATGTATATCCTGAAACACTATATCCTGATGAAACTGGAGAATTTGAATTCACCCATTTTGACATAAATCAGGAAGGTAAAAATATTGACATTAGAGTCGATAAAATAAAATGGTATACCGATAAATAATTTATATGTCGGTAATGAGGTGAACATATGCACAAAAAACACATCGGGCCAGCAATAGCATCAATTCTTGCTGTCATCGCCGGAGTATTTCTGCTGTTCTATATCAATGATTACTGGACTTCTCAGACTATATCCGTTAATAATCCAGTTATTAATAAAGTTGAATCAAGTTCTAAAACGCCTGACTTACAATCAATTATTCACGAAACTGAAAAAAGTGTCGTGCAAATTGAAGCGCAAAAAGAAAACAGTACACTGACCGGATCAGGCTTTCTATATAATTCAAAGGGAGATATCATCACTAATGCGCACGTTGTAAAAGATGCTGATGTGATATACGTAAGAACTGCCAATGCCCGTGTTTATCCTGCAGCAATAATCGGTATGGGAAAAAATACGGATGTAGCGGTTATCCGTGTACCAGAACTGGCGGGCCAAAATAGCCTGACGCTTGAAACGGACTCAGAAACCAAAATAGGTGATGAAGTAATTGCACTTGGAAGTCCCCATGGATTTCAGAACACAGTTACATTAGGCATTATATCCGGAACAGAACGAAACTTTTCAGTCGATGGATTTGATTATGAAAATGTTTATCAAATTTCTG
The genomic region above belongs to Virgibacillus doumboii and contains:
- a CDS encoding ArsR/SmtB family transcription factor; translated protein: MTYKSINEHLIDNVAQTFKVLSDPTRIKILHLLFHKECSVSEIADILSMQQSTISHQLKYLKQLHLVKARREKTKYYYSPDDYHVKNLLEQTIEHTKHTKQE
- a CDS encoding cation diffusion facilitator family transporter yields the protein MGHNHDHHHTDNTKVLFWSFIAIASFMVVEVIGGIVTNSLALLSDAGHMLSDAAALGLSLLAFKIGEKNVTRNKTYGYKRFEIIAAFINGITLIVISLYIGYEAFHRFVDPPNVSAGMMIIASIGLVINLVVAWILMRGDSEENLNVRSALLHVFGDLLGSIGAIVAGILIYFFSWYIADPIASVLVAILILISGIRITKDSVHVLMEGKPENINMDEVKEALSGLDGVNDVHDLHIWSITSGFPSLSCHLVVDDTIKRDTVLTKANDMIEEQFQISHSTIQIEGQNTASHNDCDFCN
- the fadH gene encoding 2,4-dienoyl-CoA reductase, with product MKNKTVIVTGSSSGMGKYMAEKFAMEGANVVLTGRNEERLLAVKDELDKKSNGEIHTVSMDVRKPEDIEQMVADTVEKFGTIDHLVNNAAGNFIVAAEDLSVNGWNSVIDIVLNGTFYCSREVGKYWIENGIKGSIINMVATYAWNAGAGVIHSSAAKAGVLNLTRTLAVEWGTKYGIRVNAIAPGPIERTGGAEKLFQSEKAAERTLQSVPLHRLGKPEEIADLAYFLLSEKAGYINGEVVTMDGGQWLNKFPF
- a CDS encoding SCO family protein, giving the protein MTASKIILPLLILFILLSACGNTYEGDFSYDVKKFTFTNQNGETISKEDMAGKFWIADFIFTNCTTVCPPMTSNMVYLQGKLKKAGLEDVQLLSFSIDPKRDTHEKMKTYVKNRGGTLDNWHLFTGYEFEKIKEFSIKSFKAPVDKIADSDQFIHSTGFYLVSPEGNAIKQYNGNDKSEMKKIVQDIKDMS
- a CDS encoding YkyB family protein, producing the protein MDENQSIPLSELAKALYTINRHAKTAPEPQHLYYIKKETINRLLREKRAKKIGLHFSNHPKFSNQHSTLLVKVDNYYFHVPPSKDDFKELKHLGELDENHRNPQTKMSLSHAKKIVYRYINWQPAKKPYKASKKKNRSSYFIPTSLGKMEWPPKNTHRNY
- a CDS encoding DMT family transporter, with translation MNKAFLYIIIGAGLWGTIGWYVKNLYTYGFTPMEVVTLRAWSAAIILVIYLLITAPKKLKLTSASDIKYFIGTGVFSIIFFNYCMFTAIELATIPVATALLYTAPAFVTVLSFLFFKEPLTKSKIVALFITLAGTALVVGLIPLNLETFKLAAILFGLGSGIGYALYSIFSKFALKKYTSLSITTYTFIVAAVSLLPFFPYKEKFTLLLDPAVLFYAFGLGFLPTAFAYIIYTYGLNKTEASTASILTTIEPVVATLIGIYIFHEAFSITQMLGMACIIGAVILIQVYAKPGKINRT
- a CDS encoding DUF542 domain-containing protein, with product MSQFTAEHTPAEIVKVFPKASDLFKERRIDFCCGGNRPLSDVFEEKDMDDSIILNELNNAY
- a CDS encoding hemerythrin domain-containing protein — protein: MVDWDAIPASELIDHIVHTHHVYLNDELPALGQFVTKILRVHGANHPHLKELHRLYNDFKVDMEEHMITEESEVFPLIKKYEKEPSEQLLQAIREANGGLEDEHETSGNILKRMREVTNGFEPPADACSSYRITYARLAEMETNTFQHVHLENNILFKNL
- a CDS encoding FbpB family small basic protein; this translates as MRPKYQNFEELVKQNKQELLEDEDRLKQLELRLDKKQSAIKSDRMDHLLHR
- a CDS encoding aminotransferase A, whose translation is MRPNLNKSVKNIEISGIRKFFNMVANENNVTSLTIGQPDFPTPAHVKEAAKFALDHNKTTYTHNAGILELRTAIADFYKNKYGISYDPKEEIIVTTGASQAIDITFRTILNQGDEVILPAPIYPGYEPLIKLAGANVVYADTTSDNFKLTKENLNNHITSKTKCVVLPYPSNPTGASFTKEELQELAASLQHKNIFILADEIYSELVYDWKHTSIASLDEVKDRTIVINGLSKSHAMTGFRIGYTLAPEWIAKEMLKVHQYNVSCASSISQYAALEALTNGLTDTQSMRDEYKKRRDLVYERLVSMGLNVNKPDGAFYFFPQFPIKELSSFQLGLNLVRKGKVALVPGDSFSSIGEGYMRLSYAYDIETIKTGLDRLEAFLQMEKLI
- a CDS encoding aspartyl-phosphate phosphatase Spo0E family protein produces the protein MCSTENLLEQIEFLRKQMSDVALKKGFTSIESISLSQELDRLLNQYNDMKRTQHHKKID
- a CDS encoding PilZ domain-containing protein, with product MYFKRNESYRFVFNEPVKGKLTKKENNNTVTTEVQLMDVSNQGAKIICRTPVNLKKDTDITLSFNLNSSSFHATGNIKWIKNFQNTSEMGLHLNTDDEYRNMMIMELKDIAKQNNKKQK
- the lepB gene encoding signal peptidase I, which encodes MTSLTKNKKKSELAEWGKAILIAIVLAFCLRSFVFATSVVDGESMEPTLEDGETILFNKFTYLFDEPERGDIVIIQRPIKNYVKRIIALPGETVKAENHTLYINGEAYEQPFINQAARQDTGDFGPLKVPKNEYFVMGDNRALSKDSRNGLGFIEEENIVGKSEFVVFPFDEWTMTQ
- a CDS encoding zinc-ribbon domain-containing protein; this translates as MHHCPYCGTKVKDNELYCIKCGEQLPEDMSKRLEDQKTFNKFWYIPIFIAAAVLLSSGIYYIFLQNQTADAKDLYNKAEDSAVNGQYEEAKDFLNSALDNYDKFIQADIALGFVDKALQIQSSLEKAIDHLDKDEFQKALSLVNQAEDSLKNYNGKAVTQLINKLTSTRSTIKTEELKYKLRQNPSIDELKTLVWEAEAIKSDEAAEITSTIRNQIVDYIYSKASEELNEKQFSDALAIVEDGLKYVPASEKLQSLKTTIEKEKTAFETEQRQRIEQAINTAEEERELNENNAIELVSVNVESDDQGKLVVKGEVKSVATIPINTILVEYSLLSKKGEAFLSNKIYVYPETLYPDETGEFEFTHFDINQEGKNIDIRVDKIKWYTDK
- a CDS encoding S1C family serine protease, translated to MHKKHIGPAIASILAVIAGVFLLFYINDYWTSQTISVNNPVINKVESSSKTPDLQSIIHETEKSVVQIEAQKENSTLTGSGFLYNSKGDIITNAHVVKDADVIYVRTANARVYPAAIIGMGKNTDVAVIRVPELAGQNSLTLETDSETKIGDEVIALGSPHGFQNTVTLGIISGTERNFSVDGFDYENVYQISAQITHGNSGGPLINRGTGNVIGINSVGTEDGTIGFSIPISEVYEKVTQWSNETQNDQLDFASTANIGSTSKPDELKENAEYLINYFFESIDIRDYVGAYTLLGSSMQSGNSYSDFREGYIHTVDMKYDNLSSKIIEDNHVETTLKVTVEKRLHTKEKTVKETFNYVMTVGSENDQLKILKISKSPVKQ